The genomic stretch AGGCCGCGCAGGACCTGGACAGCCAGATGTTCCTGCACGACGGCCCGGAGAAGGAGCGGTTCCTCGCGGATCCGCTCATCACCCACGAGAAGCTGCCCGCGCGCTCCGCCAAGGCGTTCATCGCCCCCTTAAACCGCCCAACCCCAGCGCATCATCAGTACCGCGAGCGGCTGTTGTCTTTGACCTGCGTATTGATCCAGGAACGGAACTCAGAGACCCGGGCATAGACACCAGGGAAGCCCGGCCTCGCGCAGCCCACGCCGAAGCTCGTGATTCCGTAGAGCACGTATCGGCCACCGACCTGAGCGACCAACGGCCCTCCGCTGTCCCCCTGGCAGCTATCCTTCCCCCCTGACATGTACCCAGCCCCGAGCATTACATTGGGATCGATGGTGATGCCTTCTTTCTTGTACGCAGTCTTCAGGGTCTCAGAGTTCACGGTGGGAACCCACACCTGCATCAAGATGGAGGATGTATCGTATCCCCCCTCCCTGATA from Myxococcus xanthus encodes the following:
- a CDS encoding trypsin-like serine protease, with translation MQVWVPTVNSETLKTAYKKEGITIDPNVMLGAGYMSGGKDSCQGDSGGPLVAQVGGRYVLYGITSFGVGCARPGFPGVYARVSEFRSWINTQVKDNSRSRY